A stretch of Paludisphaera borealis DNA encodes these proteins:
- a CDS encoding DUF1559 domain-containing protein, with amino-acid sequence MKRNAGFSVVEFLVVLAIIIVLISLLLPVFVRGREAARRISCINNLKQMILATQGYYSMNNVLPSGSVDYGGPNPDVAGGDRMSWITSLLPYNEQRSLFDSINFDLGVLNAANHTVRVSSISMLLCPTSAAWRQSFQNWRTPSVRVVIPGVQDGLSTYAGCHHDVEAPIDVNNSGVFFRNSRIRFDDVTDGLSQTLFIGEVAEPSSLGWMSGSRATLRNTGHPINDEQVPSIQSKDVPLPPQFVGGFGSKHTGGAIFAFGDGSVRFLNESIDPAVLRLLGNRSDGEAIDDSSY; translated from the coding sequence ATGAAGCGCAACGCCGGTTTCTCGGTCGTCGAATTCCTGGTCGTCCTGGCGATCATCATCGTCCTGATCTCGCTGTTGCTGCCCGTATTCGTCCGGGGCCGCGAGGCGGCTCGACGGATCTCCTGCATCAACAATCTGAAGCAAATGATCCTGGCGACCCAGGGTTATTACTCGATGAACAACGTCCTCCCGTCGGGAAGCGTCGACTACGGCGGGCCGAATCCGGACGTGGCCGGCGGCGATCGGATGAGCTGGATCACCTCGTTGCTCCCCTATAACGAGCAACGTTCGCTCTTCGACTCGATCAACTTCGATCTCGGCGTCCTCAACGCGGCGAACCACACGGTACGGGTGTCGTCGATATCGATGCTTCTCTGCCCGACCTCGGCCGCGTGGCGACAGTCGTTTCAGAACTGGCGAACGCCCTCGGTGCGAGTCGTCATACCAGGCGTTCAGGATGGGCTGTCCACCTACGCCGGCTGTCACCACGACGTCGAGGCGCCGATCGACGTGAACAACAGCGGAGTGTTCTTCCGGAACAGCCGCATTCGCTTCGACGATGTGACCGACGGCCTGTCTCAGACGCTGTTCATCGGCGAGGTCGCCGAGCCGTCGTCGCTCGGCTGGATGTCCGGGAGCCGGGCCACGCTCCGGAACACCGGACACCCGATCAACGACGAGCAAGTCCCGTCGATCCAATCGAAAGACGTCCCCCTCCCGCCCCAGTTCGTCGGCGGGTTTGGAAGCAAGCACACGGGCGGGGCGATCTTCGCGTTCGGCGACGGTTCGGTCCGGTTTCTCAACGAGTCGATCGATCCGGCCGTGCTCCGGCTGCTCGGGAATCGATCCGACGGGGAGGCGATCGATGACTCCAGCTACTGA
- a CDS encoding type II secretion system F family protein, translated as MADSQEKPGGRDPLTRSETERLSDQIAGVARSGLPLGPGLRALGEELSQGGFRNSLIELADAIDRGSPLTTALEAQQDRIPSHIRGLVLGGLRTGKLGDVLGRFSAYASVGTELKRGLWLGLAYPLFTIGLALTLLLLVDIFLVGQFENIFRDFGIPLPALTIMLVGTSHLARAGWPVLVAFVGLVVAFWLILRFLLPTPVRNSVIGRIPVIGKLWRFTSWAEFCHLLAILLESDLPMPEALRLTGQGIQNSDIDRACRAMANDVEQGKTLSEAMAGRAPVVAPVGPFDHLDKKAALAPPAPTMENLISAKEGAAAVRQAMPRSLARLLQWAESHRAIAEILHMAGEMFEARSRSQAAFAGTVMGVLAVIGVILGIFIVVVGLMLPMITLLSKLSG; from the coding sequence ATGGCGGATTCACAAGAGAAACCTGGCGGACGAGACCCGCTGACCCGGAGCGAGACCGAGCGGCTGTCGGACCAGATCGCCGGCGTCGCGCGTTCGGGCCTGCCGCTGGGGCCCGGGCTGAGGGCGCTCGGCGAGGAGCTGTCGCAGGGCGGCTTTCGCAACTCGCTCATCGAGCTGGCCGACGCGATCGACCGGGGAAGCCCGCTGACGACGGCCCTCGAAGCTCAGCAAGATCGGATTCCCTCGCATATCCGAGGGCTCGTGCTCGGCGGCCTTCGCACGGGGAAGCTGGGCGACGTGCTCGGCCGCTTCTCCGCGTACGCCAGCGTCGGGACCGAGTTGAAGCGCGGGCTCTGGCTGGGGCTGGCCTATCCGCTGTTCACGATCGGTCTGGCGTTGACGCTGTTGCTGCTCGTCGACATTTTCCTGGTGGGGCAGTTCGAGAACATATTCCGCGACTTCGGCATCCCGCTGCCCGCGCTGACGATCATGCTGGTCGGCACCTCGCACCTCGCCCGCGCGGGCTGGCCGGTCCTGGTAGCCTTCGTCGGCCTGGTCGTGGCCTTCTGGCTGATTCTCCGCTTCCTGCTGCCGACGCCGGTCCGGAACAGCGTCATCGGTCGGATACCGGTCATCGGCAAACTGTGGCGATTCACCTCCTGGGCGGAGTTCTGCCACCTGCTCGCGATCTTGCTTGAGTCCGATCTTCCCATGCCCGAGGCGCTGCGGTTGACCGGGCAGGGGATTCAGAATTCGGACATCGACCGAGCGTGCCGCGCCATGGCGAACGACGTCGAGCAAGGCAAGACCCTGTCCGAGGCGATGGCGGGCCGGGCGCCGGTCGTCGCGCCCGTGGGACCGTTCGACCATCTCGACAAGAAGGCCGCCCTGGCGCCTCCGGCCCCGACGATGGAAAACCTGATCAGCGCCAAGGAAGGGGCGGCGGCGGTGCGACAGGCCATGCCGCGCAGCCTGGCCAGGCTCTTGCAATGGGCCGAGAGCCACAGGGCCATCGCCGAGATCCTCCACATGGCCGGCGAGATGTTCGAGGCCCGCTCGCGGTCGCAGGCGGCCTTCGCCGGCACGGTCATGGGGGTGCTGGCGGTCATCGGCGTGATCCTGGGGATCTTCATCGTGGTCGTGGGTCTGATGCTGCCGATGATCACGCTCCTGAGCAAGCTTTCCGGGTGA
- a CDS encoding PVC-type heme-binding CxxCH protein: MSNRTRRSASILLCNLAALLLTLNASTSALAQNATGPLPDPDPEVERKSFIMADGFEVNLYAADPLIAKPIQMNFDSEGRLWIASSEVYPQIKPGQEANDKVLIVEDADGDGRAEKTTVFADGLLIPTGVEPGDGGVYVANSTELLHFKDTDGDGKGDAKRVVLSGFGTEDTHHLLHTLRWAHDGMLYMNQSIYIHSHIETPHGVRRLNGGGIWRFRPETMELGVFVRGFVNAWGHQVDRWGQSFATDGAGGEGINYCLPGAYYVTAVDATRILKGLNPGSPKYSGLEVASGRHLPESWQGSMLTNDFRGNRVCRFVVSDDGSGFASREQSELIKTRHASFRPIDVKMGPDGAIYIADWYNPIIQHGEVDFRDPRRDHSRGRIWRVTAKGRPLVERPKLVSADVPRLLEALAAPEDYTRHHAKRVLKDRGAAKVVPALAAWVKALKPADARYEHLRLEALWVYQGLNVVEPALLGGLLESPDGRVRAAAVRVVEFWKDRLPDALALLAPRVEDENPRVRLEAVRVLAQIPSQQAASLAMRALDKPVDTFLDYALWLTARQLAPAWLPGVQAGTFDFDGHPRRLVFALQAEGSAQVLKPLLSLYRSGRVPNEQDEAALNLITAVGGPNELALVLDLVEREKSLPSSRRATLLNALVRASRDRKAVPSGDLSALGALFAEPDDALRAAAASAAGAWKIVGLAPKLTELAKDEKVAPAVRQQAVGALLGLGDAESARVVETLADSGGSNGVQALALAALASHNPQAAAPRVARWLASLKADQADEAKRVVARFLERRDGPAALAKAIADAKVESDLAKLCIRDVQASGRSAPELIDALGKAAGLGATNRVYSAEEKTAILAEISHGDPARGEAIFRRAQLTCLKCHAVAGSGGQVGPGLESIGASAPIDYLLDSIIEPNKAVKENFHSLIVGTDDGRVINGIKVRQSDAELVVRDADDREVAIPVSSIEDQKPGPSLMPNGLTDPLTRAELVDLVRFLSELGKIGPYSVGKDRVLRRWQALESTPEAATAMIRTSIEAVIQNQQSWAWRPIYTTVGGVLPSGELPVNPRVNQAPPIAVAQSAVQLTTPGKIKLRFDSAKDLSFWIDGRRVEPTSAEPDALVLDLDRGAHMLSVAFEPARRPEGVRCILEDVAGSSAQALPVLGK; this comes from the coding sequence ATGAGCAACCGAACCCGGCGCTCCGCGTCCATCCTTCTTTGCAACCTCGCCGCGTTGTTGCTGACCCTGAACGCCTCGACGTCCGCGCTCGCCCAGAACGCGACCGGGCCGCTGCCCGACCCCGATCCCGAGGTCGAGCGCAAGTCGTTCATCATGGCCGACGGCTTCGAGGTCAACCTCTACGCCGCCGACCCCCTGATCGCCAAGCCGATCCAGATGAACTTCGACTCGGAAGGCCGCCTCTGGATCGCCAGCTCCGAGGTCTATCCCCAGATCAAGCCTGGCCAGGAAGCCAACGACAAGGTCTTAATCGTCGAGGACGCCGACGGCGACGGCCGGGCCGAGAAGACGACCGTCTTCGCCGACGGTCTCTTGATCCCGACCGGAGTCGAGCCCGGCGACGGCGGCGTCTACGTGGCCAACAGCACCGAGCTGCTCCACTTCAAGGACACCGATGGCGACGGCAAGGGCGACGCGAAGCGCGTCGTGCTCTCGGGCTTCGGCACCGAAGACACTCACCACCTGCTCCATACGCTGCGGTGGGCTCACGACGGCATGCTGTACATGAATCAGTCGATTTATATTCACAGCCATATCGAGACGCCGCACGGCGTGCGCCGGCTCAACGGCGGCGGAATCTGGCGGTTCCGGCCCGAGACGATGGAGCTCGGCGTCTTCGTTCGAGGGTTCGTGAACGCCTGGGGCCACCAGGTCGACCGCTGGGGCCAGTCGTTCGCCACCGACGGCGCGGGGGGCGAGGGGATCAACTATTGCCTGCCGGGCGCGTACTACGTGACGGCCGTCGACGCGACGCGGATTCTCAAGGGGTTGAATCCGGGCAGTCCCAAGTACTCCGGATTGGAGGTCGCCAGCGGCCGGCATCTGCCCGAGTCGTGGCAGGGGAGCATGCTGACCAACGACTTCCGGGGCAACCGCGTCTGCCGGTTCGTGGTCAGCGACGACGGCTCGGGCTTCGCCTCGCGCGAGCAGTCCGAACTCATCAAGACGCGCCACGCTTCGTTCCGGCCGATCGACGTGAAGATGGGGCCCGACGGCGCGATCTACATCGCCGACTGGTACAACCCGATCATCCAGCACGGCGAGGTCGACTTCCGCGACCCCCGGCGCGACCACTCGCGCGGCCGGATCTGGCGGGTCACGGCCAAGGGCCGTCCGCTCGTCGAGCGCCCGAAGCTGGTTTCGGCCGACGTCCCCCGCCTGCTCGAAGCGCTCGCGGCCCCCGAAGACTACACCCGGCACCACGCCAAGCGCGTGCTCAAGGATCGGGGGGCCGCGAAGGTCGTCCCCGCGCTGGCGGCCTGGGTCAAGGCTCTCAAGCCGGCCGACGCCCGCTATGAGCATCTTCGGCTCGAAGCCCTCTGGGTTTACCAGGGGCTCAACGTCGTCGAGCCCGCGCTGCTCGGCGGCTTGCTCGAATCGCCCGACGGCCGCGTTCGCGCCGCGGCGGTCCGCGTCGTCGAGTTCTGGAAGGACCGACTGCCGGACGCCCTGGCCCTGCTGGCGCCTCGCGTCGAGGATGAGAACCCTCGGGTGCGGCTCGAAGCGGTCCGCGTCCTGGCCCAGATTCCTAGCCAGCAGGCCGCAAGCCTGGCCATGCGGGCGCTCGACAAGCCGGTCGACACGTTTCTCGACTACGCCTTGTGGCTGACCGCCCGCCAGCTTGCGCCGGCGTGGCTCCCTGGCGTTCAGGCCGGGACGTTCGATTTCGACGGCCACCCGCGCCGGCTGGTCTTCGCCCTTCAGGCCGAAGGGTCCGCCCAGGTTCTCAAGCCGCTGCTGAGCCTTTACCGATCGGGCCGCGTGCCCAACGAGCAGGACGAGGCCGCGCTGAACCTGATCACGGCGGTCGGCGGTCCCAACGAGCTGGCCCTTGTGCTCGATCTGGTGGAACGTGAGAAGTCGCTCCCCAGCAGCCGCCGGGCGACGTTGCTGAACGCCCTGGTTCGCGCCAGTCGCGATCGCAAGGCGGTGCCGTCCGGCGACCTGTCGGCCCTCGGCGCCCTCTTCGCCGAGCCCGACGACGCGCTCCGCGCGGCCGCGGCGTCGGCCGCCGGCGCGTGGAAGATCGTGGGGCTCGCTCCCAAGCTGACCGAGCTGGCGAAGGACGAGAAGGTCGCGCCGGCGGTCCGTCAGCAGGCCGTCGGGGCCTTGCTGGGGCTCGGCGACGCCGAATCGGCCCGCGTGGTCGAGACGCTCGCCGACTCGGGCGGTTCCAACGGGGTTCAGGCCCTGGCCCTCGCCGCCCTGGCTTCTCACAATCCCCAGGCGGCCGCCCCCCGCGTCGCGCGCTGGCTGGCCAGCCTCAAGGCGGATCAAGCGGACGAGGCGAAACGGGTCGTCGCGCGGTTCCTCGAACGTCGCGACGGCCCGGCCGCGCTGGCCAAGGCGATCGCCGACGCGAAGGTCGAATCCGACCTCGCCAAGCTCTGCATCCGCGACGTCCAGGCGTCTGGACGCTCGGCTCCCGAGCTGATCGACGCCCTCGGCAAGGCCGCCGGCCTGGGCGCGACGAACCGCGTCTACTCGGCCGAGGAGAAGACGGCGATCCTCGCCGAGATCAGCCACGGCGACCCCGCGCGCGGCGAGGCGATCTTCCGACGCGCCCAGTTGACCTGCCTGAAATGCCACGCGGTCGCCGGCTCGGGCGGCCAGGTCGGCCCGGGACTGGAGAGCATCGGCGCGAGTGCTCCGATCGACTACCTGCTCGATTCGATCATCGAACCGAACAAGGCGGTCAAGGAGAACTTCCACTCGCTCATCGTCGGAACCGACGACGGCCGCGTGATCAACGGCATCAAAGTCCGGCAGTCGGACGCCGAGCTGGTCGTGCGCGACGCCGACGACCGCGAGGTCGCCATCCCGGTCAGCTCGATCGAGGACCAGAAGCCGGGCCCCTCGCTCATGCCCAACGGGTTGACCGATCCGCTCACCCGCGCCGAACTGGTCGACCTGGTCCGGTTCCTCTCCGAGCTGGGCAAGATCGGCCCTTACTCAGTGGGCAAGGATCGGGTCCTTCGCCGCTGGCAGGCGCTTGAGAGCACGCCCGAAGCCGCCACGGCGATGATCCGCACGAGCATCGAGGCGGTGATCCAGAACCAGCAATCGTGGGCGTGGCGGCCGATCTACACGACGGTCGGCGGCGTCTTGCCGTCGGGCGAGCTGCCGGTCAATCCCCGCGTCAACCAGGCGCCGCCGATCGCCGTCGCGCAGTCGGCCGTCCAGTTGACGACTCCAGGAAAGATCAAGCTCCGGTTCGATTCGGCGAAGGACCTGTCGTTCTGGATCGACGGCCGCCGCGTCGAACCGACCTCGGCTGAACCCGATGCGCTCGTGCTCGACCTCGACCGCGGCGCTCACATGTTGTCGGTCGCCTTCGAGCCGGCCCGCCGCCCCGAAGGCGTGCGGTGCATTCTCGAAGACGTCGCCGGTTCCTCGGCCCAGGCCCTTCCGGTTCTGGGGAAGTAA
- a CDS encoding DUF1559 domain-containing protein, whose product MPSRSSDVPHAAPLLSGEDGGPRFGFTLIELLVVIAIIAVLIALLLPAVQSAREAARRAQCLNNLMQIGIALQNYEGAFEVLPPGSVGDGNGPVLDQPKGYGFGWMVGVLPYMELKNVYNHFNYKIGLYDQANLTTRTNLVRSFLCPSDSGAVRDSQRVAMTSYAGVHHDVEAPIAADNHGVLFLNSAISYEKITDGSSQTIFVGEKLNNGLDQGWASGTRSSLRNTGTPLAGGGWRSTGVVVDGPETKPLDPKEAEEAQLRYVGGFGSRHPGGANFLFGDGSVRFIKSTIGANVFQLLANRADGEAIDSDQY is encoded by the coding sequence ATGCCTTCGCGTTCGTCAGACGTTCCCCACGCCGCGCCTCTCCTTTCGGGGGAGGACGGCGGGCCTCGGTTCGGCTTCACGCTGATCGAGCTGCTGGTCGTCATCGCGATCATCGCCGTGTTGATCGCGCTCCTCTTGCCGGCCGTCCAGTCGGCCAGAGAGGCCGCCCGTCGGGCGCAGTGCCTGAACAACCTGATGCAGATCGGCATTGCGCTCCAGAACTACGAGGGGGCGTTCGAGGTGCTTCCCCCCGGCTCGGTCGGCGATGGCAACGGCCCGGTCCTCGACCAGCCCAAGGGGTACGGCTTCGGCTGGATGGTCGGCGTCTTGCCATACATGGAGCTGAAGAACGTCTACAACCACTTCAACTACAAGATCGGGCTCTACGATCAGGCCAACCTGACGACCCGGACGAACCTGGTTCGAAGCTTCCTCTGCCCGTCCGACTCCGGCGCCGTGCGCGACAGCCAGCGCGTGGCGATGACCAGCTACGCGGGCGTCCACCACGACGTCGAGGCGCCGATCGCCGCCGACAACCACGGCGTCTTGTTCCTCAACAGCGCGATCAGCTATGAGAAGATCACCGACGGTTCGAGCCAGACGATTTTCGTCGGCGAGAAGCTCAACAACGGCCTCGACCAGGGCTGGGCGTCGGGAACCCGGAGCAGCCTCCGCAACACGGGAACGCCGTTGGCGGGCGGCGGCTGGCGCTCGACCGGCGTCGTCGTCGACGGGCCGGAGACGAAGCCGCTTGATCCCAAGGAGGCCGAGGAAGCGCAACTTCGTTACGTCGGGGGCTTCGGCAGCCGGCACCCGGGGGGCGCCAACTTCCTGTTCGGCGACGGCTCGGTCCGGTTCATCAAATCGACGATCGGCGCCAACGTCTTCCAGCTCCTGGCCAACCGCGCCGATGGCGAGGCCATCGATTCGGATCAGTATTGA
- a CDS encoding type II secretion system F family protein, with the protein MTEEPRAELPDKPTDDWRAELAESLTAPNPWRLSHLLYLIMAIAVVLWMMVTFRAVVIPLIFVLGIALLTGAAVILIRGRAGQQDSLLWMLAIAAEHQMPLARTVAAFADQYSGRYRRRVLRVAALLDGGLSLPEALERTPRVVSSDALLLAHVGHESGELAEALRTAATIRAARAPIWAAISSRVAYILGVLFIIQGIVGFILYFIMPKFEAIFKDFGVSLPQTTIFVLEASHFLIKYLFWFPALNVLLLFFLPFVFAGRSNFEIPFLDRLLKRRHTALILRSLAISIGGGRKIEGGLETLASHYPTRWVRKKLAGAAREAREGGDWREALLRCRLLGYTDYEVLSSAAAVGNLAWAMNELAETAERRLGIRAQAVVQTLFPLVICAIGALILVIAVGFFAPLVELIGRLSG; encoded by the coding sequence ATGACCGAGGAACCGCGAGCCGAATTGCCTGACAAGCCGACCGACGACTGGCGCGCTGAACTGGCGGAGTCGCTCACCGCGCCAAATCCGTGGCGGTTGAGCCATCTGCTCTACCTGATCATGGCGATCGCCGTCGTCCTCTGGATGATGGTGACGTTTCGTGCCGTCGTGATTCCGCTGATCTTCGTCCTGGGGATCGCCCTTCTGACGGGCGCGGCGGTGATCCTGATCCGTGGGCGTGCCGGTCAGCAGGATTCGCTGCTCTGGATGCTGGCGATCGCGGCCGAGCACCAGATGCCGCTGGCGAGGACGGTCGCCGCGTTCGCGGACCAGTATTCCGGCCGCTATCGACGCCGCGTGCTGCGGGTGGCCGCGCTGCTGGACGGCGGCCTGAGCCTCCCCGAGGCCCTTGAGCGAACGCCGCGCGTGGTGTCGAGCGACGCCCTGCTCCTGGCCCACGTCGGCCACGAGAGCGGCGAGCTGGCGGAGGCCCTGCGGACGGCCGCGACGATCCGCGCGGCCCGGGCGCCGATCTGGGCGGCGATCTCGTCCCGCGTCGCCTACATCCTCGGCGTGCTGTTCATCATCCAGGGGATCGTTGGATTCATCCTCTACTTCATCATGCCGAAGTTCGAGGCGATCTTCAAAGACTTCGGGGTCTCGCTGCCGCAGACGACCATCTTCGTCCTCGAGGCGTCTCATTTCCTGATCAAGTACCTCTTCTGGTTCCCGGCCCTCAACGTACTTCTGTTGTTCTTCCTCCCGTTCGTATTCGCGGGCCGGTCGAACTTCGAGATCCCGTTCCTCGACCGGCTCTTGAAGCGCCGCCACACCGCGTTGATCCTGCGATCGCTGGCGATCTCCATCGGAGGCGGCCGGAAGATCGAAGGGGGCTTGGAGACGTTGGCGAGCCACTACCCCACCCGCTGGGTGCGGAAAAAGCTCGCCGGGGCGGCCCGCGAGGCGCGCGAGGGGGGCGATTGGCGCGAGGCCCTGCTGAGGTGCCGGCTGCTGGGCTACACGGACTACGAGGTGTTGTCGTCGGCCGCGGCCGTCGGCAACTTGGCCTGGGCCATGAACGAGCTGGCCGAGACGGCTGAGCGTCGACTCGGCATCCGCGCTCAGGCCGTGGTCCAGACGCTGTTTCCGCTGGTCATTTGCGCCATCGGGGCGTTGATCCTGGTCATAGCGGTCGGATTCTTCGCGCCGCTGGTCGAGCTGATTGGGAGGCTGTCGGGATGA
- a CDS encoding type II secretion system protein: MIRANQRVLGRRRRGITIIETLVMMTGVAVLLGMTVIVLQLAMKLEADSRGRLDRAGALGRLARQFRSDVHAASGVEIVTTDPKRQPGLRIAPGPNRSIDYQPQGDGKLARVDTVGGKVASRETFIVPQSGAVRLSLRELDGRRFAVVEVDTIARKNRIDPVRTLEILGAVGKDVRSLASEAKTEGGKP; the protein is encoded by the coding sequence ATGATTCGTGCGAACCAACGCGTTCTCGGACGCCGTCGCCGGGGGATCACGATCATCGAGACTCTGGTCATGATGACCGGCGTGGCTGTCCTGCTCGGGATGACCGTGATCGTCTTGCAACTGGCGATGAAGCTCGAAGCCGACAGCCGGGGACGGCTGGATCGGGCGGGGGCGCTGGGCCGCCTGGCCCGTCAGTTCCGGTCCGACGTCCACGCCGCGAGCGGCGTCGAGATCGTCACGACCGACCCCAAGCGACAGCCTGGCCTGCGGATCGCCCCCGGGCCGAATCGTTCGATCGATTACCAGCCCCAGGGCGACGGCAAGCTCGCCCGCGTGGACACGGTCGGCGGCAAGGTCGCCAGCCGCGAGACGTTCATCGTGCCGCAGTCCGGCGCGGTCCGGCTGTCGCTTCGCGAGCTGGACGGCCGCAGGTTCGCGGTCGTCGAGGTCGATACGATCGCCCGCAAGAACCGGATCGATCCCGTGCGTACCCTGGAAATCCTGGGGGCGGTGGGCAAGGACGTGCGATCGCTCGCGTCCGAGGCGAAGACTGAAGGAGGCAAGCCATGA
- a CDS encoding GspE/PulE family protein, producing MPETSLHEALKKLDPSRPQYATEVVDRVLAAAVQSGASDVHFQPVENGLDLRWRIDGVLRSVATLGRQGAPNVVARLKVLADLLTYRTDVPQEGRIRGVAGQVEMRLSSFPTLHGEKAVVRLFAGPGRYLTLNDLGLPDEVGRVLSGLLDETSGAIVLSGPAGSGKTTTIYACLRELAKRSAGARSLTTLEDPIEAAIDGVSQSQVNTAAGLTLEAGLRALLRQDPEVIAIGEVRDRTTAEIALQAALTGHLTLTTFHAGSACEVVGRLLDMGIEPYAIRSGLRAVVAQRLVRKLCPACSTPSEAVEDRLGLAVRQVRLPRGCEACNAGYSGRIVLAELLLPESEEVGQAVLARADVRRLEAVAVAAGMTTRWDRALQAVEDGRTSPAEVRRVLGMGEGPRPG from the coding sequence ATGCCTGAGACGTCGCTGCACGAGGCGTTGAAAAAGCTTGACCCGAGCCGTCCCCAGTACGCGACCGAAGTCGTCGATCGCGTACTGGCGGCGGCCGTTCAATCGGGCGCGAGCGACGTCCATTTTCAGCCTGTCGAGAACGGGCTCGACCTCCGCTGGCGGATCGACGGCGTGCTGCGATCGGTCGCGACGCTGGGCCGGCAGGGGGCTCCCAACGTCGTCGCCCGGCTCAAGGTGCTGGCCGACCTGCTGACCTACCGGACCGACGTCCCCCAGGAGGGCCGAATTCGCGGCGTGGCCGGCCAGGTCGAGATGCGGCTCTCCAGCTTTCCGACGCTCCACGGCGAGAAAGCCGTCGTCCGACTCTTCGCCGGGCCGGGCCGCTATCTGACGCTCAATGACCTGGGACTCCCCGACGAGGTCGGCCGGGTCCTCTCGGGTCTACTCGACGAGACTTCCGGCGCGATCGTCCTGTCGGGACCGGCCGGAAGCGGCAAGACGACGACGATCTACGCGTGCCTTCGCGAGTTGGCCAAGCGGTCGGCGGGGGCCCGCAGCCTGACCACGCTCGAAGACCCGATCGAGGCGGCGATCGACGGCGTCTCGCAGTCGCAGGTCAACACCGCCGCCGGCCTGACCCTGGAGGCCGGCCTCCGCGCGCTCCTGCGGCAAGACCCCGAGGTGATCGCCATCGGCGAGGTCCGCGACCGCACGACCGCCGAGATCGCGCTTCAGGCCGCTCTCACCGGACACCTGACGCTCACGACCTTCCACGCCGGCAGCGCCTGCGAGGTCGTCGGCCGTCTGCTCGACATGGGCATCGAGCCCTACGCCATCCGCAGCGGGCTCCGGGCCGTGGTCGCCCAGCGCCTCGTCCGCAAGCTCTGCCCCGCCTGCTCGACCCCTTCCGAGGCCGTCGAAGACCGCCTCGGCCTCGCTGTCCGCCAGGTTCGCCTCCCCAGGGGCTGCGAGGCGTGCAACGCGGGTTACTCCGGCCGGATCGTGCTCGCCGAACTGCTCTTGCCCGAGAGCGAGGAAGTCGGCCAGGCCGTCCTCGCCCGCGCCGACGTCCGCCGGCTTGAGGCCGTCGCCGTCGCCGCCGGCATGACCACGCGCTGGGACCGCGCCCTCCAGGCCGTCGAGGACGGTCGAACCTCCCCCGCCGAAGTCCGGCGCGTCCTGGGCATGGGCGAAGGACCACGTCCCGGCTGA
- a CDS encoding type II secretion system F family protein, with protein sequence MSEASSAGSGARPVTIDQLIALNEEIVALVRSGSPLERGLVKAGEDLPGRLGAVTKILADRMGRGEDLVSALEAEKDAIPPLYRAVVEAGSRTGDLASALQGLTRYLRGYSETRAAIGLALWYPLLVVTLAYGLFIGVVTQLVPRFREAFEQFDLPATRALSFVERVGELAPYWWPIWPIMLCWMAFAWWRSGRAVQFSESGWTFLSFFPWMRPMLKDHQSAGFAELLALLLENKVAYPEAVSLAAEATGSTPLINEAHALSKNLEQGRPAGEALRGAPGPAFSPLLRWVLTSDQQQGSIVEALRNLAPMYRKRAAYRAEKLRLFLPSIVMILVGASATLLYALTLFLPLTGMLSRLAGP encoded by the coding sequence ATGTCCGAGGCGAGTTCGGCGGGGAGCGGCGCGCGGCCGGTCACGATCGACCAGTTGATCGCCCTGAACGAGGAGATCGTGGCGCTTGTCAGGTCCGGTTCGCCGCTCGAGCGCGGGCTGGTGAAGGCGGGCGAGGACCTGCCCGGGCGGCTGGGCGCGGTCACGAAGATTCTGGCGGATCGGATGGGACGCGGCGAGGACCTGGTCTCGGCTCTTGAGGCCGAGAAGGACGCCATCCCGCCGCTTTACCGGGCGGTCGTGGAGGCGGGGAGCCGGACCGGCGACCTGGCTTCGGCCCTTCAGGGGCTCACCCGCTATCTCAGGGGGTACTCCGAGACCCGCGCCGCGATCGGGTTGGCGCTCTGGTATCCGCTGCTCGTCGTGACGCTGGCTTACGGGCTGTTCATCGGGGTGGTGACGCAGCTCGTCCCCCGGTTCCGGGAGGCGTTCGAGCAATTCGACCTGCCGGCGACGCGGGCGCTGTCGTTCGTCGAGCGGGTTGGCGAGCTGGCGCCGTACTGGTGGCCGATCTGGCCGATCATGCTGTGCTGGATGGCCTTCGCCTGGTGGCGGTCGGGTCGCGCGGTCCAGTTCAGCGAGAGCGGCTGGACGTTCTTGAGCTTCTTTCCGTGGATGCGGCCGATGCTCAAGGACCATCAGTCGGCCGGCTTCGCCGAGCTGCTGGCGCTTCTGCTCGAAAACAAGGTCGCGTACCCCGAGGCCGTCTCGCTGGCGGCGGAGGCCACGGGAAGCACGCCGCTCATCAACGAGGCTCACGCGTTGTCGAAGAATCTGGAGCAAGGCCGGCCGGCCGGCGAGGCGCTTCGCGGCGCCCCCGGTCCGGCGTTCAGCCCGCTGCTCCGCTGGGTGCTGACTAGCGATCAGCAGCAGGGCTCGATCGTCGAGGCGCTGCGGAACCTGGCGCCGATGTACCGCAAGCGCGCGGCGTATCGTGCCGAGAAGCTCCGGCTGTTCCTGCCGTCGATCGTAATGATCCTGGTGGGGGCGTCGGCGACGTTGCTTTATGCGTTGACGTTGTTCCTGCCGCTTACCGGCATGTTGAGTCGGCTGGCGGGCCCGTAA